The Argiope bruennichi chromosome 5, qqArgBrue1.1, whole genome shotgun sequence genome segment AATCAcccattaaaaattcttattagatGACAAAAAGGGCGACGCATTCTCAAAAGCAAATAGATTATCTGGACTTCctataaagtaaacaaaaagagAAGGGCTAAAAACCATTTACAAAGCAATTTTGGGATGTAAAATGATGAGGAAACATTAAAGTGCCTGAATCAGGTATTTTTGCTGTTTCTTACTTTTGGAATGAATTCCTTTCTTTCAGTCGATATCACGTGAAATAGCGGATTGTCCCAACGCGATGTGATGCACGGAAAGATTTCTGCTCATCGCGTTTGTGAACACTGTGTTCAGTTAGTTTTCAGTATGCTGTTTAATAGTGATGGTTCTTTTTGATCATCAATTTCTGCATAGCTTATGAGGAACTCTCTGTATAATTTAGTCAAACTTGAGcatattttttcagaaactaaAGTGCATAATTCCTTTCCAACAAAAATTTTTTGCTCatgtatgttttcttttttcctttgatacttctttaatttatggacatgagtgtataaaTGAACTGTATGtgattagatttatttttgcattgttgtttctattttcttgtacaagattttttggcgattttatttatttgaactgtTACTAGATGAATCAGCTAATCGTATTTCTATATTTCCAACTAGGCTATGGAGATagcaaaacaagaaaatttattagcaatgaATAAAAAACGGGATAAAAGACCCAAAGTAAGGaatcaaatgttttcaaaagtgtgattcaaatatttttataattattatctttaaaagttatagttaattattataatattaataattattattatattgttagtaattattatattataaatgtgtcaaaatacttttttttctttgtacatacttttatttaagtTGACTTGTTTTATGTTTGTGGAATTTTCACTCACTTTCTGATTTGCTCATTTTGAACATGTGTTTTTGAGCTTAATTCGTATGTTACGATTTTAATTGTCAGAAATTGTGCATTTCGCTTGTGTGGTCCATCAAGTAGGGGGTAAAATATTCCATGATACACCATGTGTTTTCGGATTCACATATTTCTAGAAAAGACATGTCTTTGCAGTTCGAACATGTAAAAAGTATACTTAAATTCACATTCTATTGGAAGATTTAGTTATAAATCATTTAAGGGATCAATCAGAAATTGGTAAAGAAGGGGGAGAGGGATTTAAAGGCATCATTAATTAATGTGAAGTGGCACTTCTTCAGGGTATCTGATCTTTCAATAGGTTTCAGTGAATCTGAAAGGCTGTGAAAAAGGTTTTTATATGAGTTTAGTGAAAATACTGATAGTATAGGAAAAGTATagttctttcatttatttcactCTTCTTTCATTTCCTTGTGCTTGTTTATACAggcaaaagtcttttttttatagttttatgtatttatgtaaaaattatatgagAGAGTTTTTTAAACTGACTAGAAGCTCTTCgatgcatgcttttttttatatactttttttgtaaagcatttattatttatattttaaaataaatcatttagtaAATCATCAAtagtactttatttaaatatttttactgcaagAAATTTTTGTGCAAGAAAAGTTTTAGAGTCTTTTAACAGTATGTcagaaaaatgtgtatttaattcATTGGGGAGCTTCAAAAGTGCATACACAGATTCAggattttcagtaaaaaatgttcttttggaTGCAAAACTTAGTAACATAcccttttttatttacatcataaGAGATAAAAAGCTGAATATGATTATGATGCTGTTTGTATGGAGTACATTTTCTTCATGGACTATATAAATGATCTTCATATTAGCAacctttcaagaattttaatggCAGTAAAATGAGAtcagctgaaatttttttaaatcctttatttgAAGAGGATAAAGTTATAAAACTGTgtgtagtttaaaaaattattttcatttttttctctctcaagaACAAGCATCTGATTAAGAGAATTcaacattgataaaaatattaaagtgagaaattggaatgattcatgaTGTTTAGTCTATGAATAGCATGTTTCACAATGTATACTCTATAAATATGTAAAGCAATTTGGCAGAATTTActcattaaacattattaaagaatTGAGAATAATATCAACATCAGTCCATTCAAAATATTGCTTAGAGGTTGTTAtggttaaagaaaatatttaattgtgtaatAAAGTACTTAATATACATCTTTGGTATAAAAAATGTGATTCTGGGAATCTTTGAGATTCACATAAAAAATatgcgaatttaatttttttgaaatttttaaggaaaacaatttttttaacaataaaaattgctaaaactgAATATAATGCACTTGTTCAGCAAGTCATGGTCTTTTCATTACTAACAAAATCTAATAAGTTGAGAAAAGCTATTAGTgtgaaaattgaacaaatataaaGAGTTTGagaaagatttctaaaaaaagtaataaagtttttatttacatattttataaaactagcatgatctatatatatataccagcTTTTTTACTTAAGTTTGTaacctttttttgttgttgttgttgtatttcATGTCAAAGAATTGAAATGTTAGTGAATTTGCCATGTAATAATAGTTAGTAATATTTTAGATATGCAATAAAAGTGCTTTattaagatttttctaaaaaaaatttcataaattatatacttaactaaattAATACCTAACTTCATTCATTCCATTATAACAAGTATATCTTAAATCAAAATACTATATTAAtgctcttatttttctctaatggTGCTAAAAAAGTATtgacaaaatattgatttatcaaaatttgtttatgtGCTTTATTTGAAGAAGCATGGATATCCattaatttttggaatgtttCTACAGTAATTGCATCTCGTTCttgagaaagaaaattgaaaagtcCTGTTGTTATGGTCTAATTTGAATTCGATGCTCTGCTTAATTCCATGGGTGTTTCATGGAAAGGAGATTCAAACTTTGAGCTGGCTTGTCAAACATCTGTGGGATGTTTCCTCATGCACACAAAGTTTCTCAATACCTGTGTGAtgaattgaaaattcaagcaATATATGTAGATACATTTCACACATTCTTCTCATTCTCTGCTCTTTGTGAAATAGAGTGAACCCAATTTAAAAGAGCAAGAACAAATAGAATTTGCTGGAAGCAAGATCTGAACTACAGGGTGGATGACTGAACAACTCACAGCTAACTTTTGctccagatttttttattattattattatttgttgcgGGCGGGCGATTGTTTTCGTGGATCAACAGAACTCTGTTAACGGCCTTTGTTCTGAATTGACGATATATTTCGAACACTGCTGTGTTccgtggattttttttatcactaactTCACAATCGGCGGGAGAATTGATTTCAGCTATATTAATGTCGGAAGTAGCATCCGATAATCACACTCGGTTTGTGCTTTCTGTTGAGCCATTTTTTGGCAACGTGAGGAATTTTCTTTCTGGACGACTTTTGTATTTGGCAATCGGGGTGGGGGAGACTTTAAGAATAGAACTATAcaataatgaaacttttatattattactttcagTGGTTATTTTATGCTAACATTTTGTaatcagagtaaaaaaaaaaaagcttgatccatatgttaatttttgtaattttttttatggatttttcacCTCTTGTTACTTAAAATTTACAGGAGCAAATAAAAGAAGAAGccgaagaaattttaaaaaagattttggaagAAAGAATTGATATAAGGTATTTTAATTCCAAGTTcctaaaacatttctttcaaattaaggCTATTCAGAATTTCCTTCCACATTACATTATAATACAAgccaaacaaaattaataattttacttgtcTAGCTGAATGGCATATTCCTCtcccatttaatattttttaaatctaaaaatatgtacatggaaatttaatctgtattattatttaatttagactATGATATTATATTATACCGATAAAAGTTTTTGTTGCATAGTACACttatagcataaaatatttgaatgaaggCATTTATTTGGAGCACAATACTGTACTATTTTGAACTGTCTGTCAGAAGTTCTGTTACTTGGAATAACATTGTTAGAATGTCattttgtattattgttattaagcgaatattattttatttatttccgatTTATTATAAATACCTTTCCAAAAGGGGTGGCTATTCAAAGCCAAGCCTCTGTGATGTGCTGTGGATTCAACTACTCTGTCTACCATACACCATAGCAAAATATGTATTCTGGAATGTCCGATGGCTCTGGAAGTTCAATATCATGAAGTGTGAGTATGGAGAGGAAGAAAAGCAGTATCTCATTAGAAAGCACTTGCAATGCTCGCAGACGCAGTGGGAAGCCATTCCCGATGAAGAAAAAGAGGaatgttttgaacaaaatttatggattaaagataattttttagtaagttattaaaaaaaatttccataaaaatatttaattctgttattaacatttatttattttagtagaatttattagtataatttttaaagtatacagAAAGTAAATTCCATTAACCAATTGTAAGAACACCTATATAATGAAGCAAAATACTTTATTGTTAACTAAAATGCAGGCCTTTAGCTGTGTATAAACTTTGAAAGACAGGacataattttttccccattaaaaAGGTATAGTTCAAGTTCTATTccttgaaaataaacaattttgcatGGTATTTTTGCTTTTAGTTTTCTCACAAGGAATGGGATCCACCCCTTGTGGAGTGGGGAGGAGACACACtttatacttaaaaatcatcACAATATTTAAGTATTCCTTGAAACATTCTGTGATTcatgtttttgtttattatttctcatttatagTGGGAGCATTAAATTGATTACTAGgctcattttcttcaaatatctgatttgaagaaaatgattttcCCACAATCTACACTCAAATCGAACGCTTTGTTGTAGTATTTTGATagatattgttttctttaaaaacttgagAACAAAACTAGTCGCTCTGGTTAGAATATGCTATCAATAAAATCTTACTTTCTTACTAGATTTTGATGAAAGGAAGAAATAGGAATTAGTTGTCAATACATGGTAATTCCAATTATTCAATTATGACTAAGAAATTAGATACATAAACCCACCAATTAGAcactaaatttaatgaaaaacataacTGAGGAAAGTGCATCCAATAGTAAATTGTCTTGCAGAGAAATGTTACGCAAACTTCTGAATGTATTCAATATCCCAAGTATATTACACACAACAGAGTATGCCATGGGCATAGGTATTATACCACAAGTCAATTCCTTGAGCATAGATCATTTCCTAGAAACTGCAGTATATTTTGTTGAGAAAGAAAGgactaaaaactaattatttggtcttaaataaaatgtgaatttacaAACACAAGGGTATCTGTATTACAGCACTTTTGCTCAAATTAAGTAAATTCgagtatagtttttttaatacatttgtatttttattaaaattataaaattacaaattacattaTCATAATAGTactatgttatttattattatttgataatattacattattattatttattaaattttttttcttgtggaatgcttttatttttctgcactatgaaatatattattttcattgtgtatatattcatttttaaatactagtAAGTGACAATTTGattgataaatgaataaacataatgATTATATGAATAAACAAATTTGAGTTAATGGTAgtatacaatttttcttaaagattatCACCACTCTGAAAAATCCCCATTGCTATTTTCCCTAATTATAATGTCTATCTTGCAAATGAAGGAAACTAATTGACCAGCTTGCACAGACTTGCAATTGCAATGCAGTTTGATATAGATTGAAAGCCTCTCAATAGCCTTTATCAATAATGTTTCTAAAGAAACTTACTTCCTTAAGATAATCTTTGCAGTTTCTGAACTTACCCTTTTGAATGATAAGAAGGATTTTCAacttcacttttaaatttatttcagaaatggaaACAGAAAAAGGAAGAtgatttgaaagcaaaatatgCTGAGAGTGCTCGTTATAAAACTACTAGAAGGATGATGAGGAATCAAGGTCACAGACAAATaacatttgaagattaaaaattgatgaccagaatttttttgtataaatttgaaataaaacatctctACATCATTTATTGATAGTATTTATTGtccaaattttttctttaaataaaagcaaaatattgataGATCCATGCTGTTTAATCTCATATATACATTTTACAtgacatttaatcatttttatattttttttgtcacttaaatataatattagactGTAAAATATAGAGTTCTGATGACAGTTCTTTTCTTCTACCAGTTTGCTTTTGATGTCATTTCTAATAATGTCACTAAAATCagtcacttatttattttttagtttcctGATCCATGAATCATTATAGATTCTCTCACTGATAGCAATTTGAATTAGACTTAAAAATTGTAGTTAAAAAtgctgcatttaaatttttgattcccACTCCAACTCTTTAGCATTGTGTTCCTCCAAACAAGGAATGAAGAAAggtgtaattaatttttttgattaaaattttcaaaatatttgatgtgTGTACTGTTGATTTAAAAAGCAGTTGTTGTTTCCCGGtgatgttaattttgtttttcatgtcTAAAGGACTATTTTTGAATAGCATCTattgaaattgaagaaattaatttcacattctgataatgtctttatattataaaacaaacaaatgaaacgcttaatgaaaaatttgccacttcttgattaaaaaataaacagacaaaagaaataatttttttttttttttttgagtttctcTTTTGTGCAGATATTTCTTTTCACACAAAAACGCATTTCCTTGTAATTTCTGCATTCGCATGGTCATTAATAAACCTGCAGCAGTTCATATCTTATTTTGTAGATTCTCTCCAGTAAACTTTTTTAAGGACTGATTTTCTACTTTCCCAAAACAGAAGCAACTATTGCTATCTTCCCTTTTGATTTCTTATTTCGattgttttaaatcattcattttattttttgcttcagtattagaaataaaaatattccaaatttttgaaaaatcaggaGGACATCAGATAGAAAACAATCTTCGAGTGTACTTGAATGACCCTAAGTTCAGCAtgcaaaaatgtaaatgaaaacatttacttattttcaatAGTTCCAACACTTCTATCTCATATACAAAAATGTGTCCCcctcaaaaaataagaattctaattTCAAGAGCTGTAAACGAAATTTCAAACATTCCGTCCGTTGGCAAGAAATCTTAAACAATTTCTTTGGTGCAGGAActaaaaatagtttgtttatttttaatgatagataCTTGAATAATCTTCCTTATATTGTCCTCACATTGCTTGAATTCtgattttagcaaaataaatttcgattattttgactttttcatATCAgatacagaattaattaaaaataactcacAAGAGGAGCGaagtttgaaaattcattgtGGGATGATGTacaaattatataacatattcactcatttaaaatattaaactacaaTATCCAGTTATTttcgagaaaataaatttcagtatcgCTTATATACTGTTAAGTTATCACATTAGCGACCTGCCTTGAAAGAATATTGCGATGGACATCTTACTTTTGTCTCCCAGTCACACGACAAGGGCGGTTTCGATACTAGAATCCATTTGCTAAACTTCACACAGCAtcttggccctgacggatttcgTTTGCATCagatatggaatatatatatatatatatagtttgtaattaaatcaacaattagcactctttttaaattaaaatagcggTGTTATCCTTAAaataactgattatttaaataatgaatgaattataaataaaattcgattttaaatagttaaataattataaagacaaCTTTAATGgtgataaataatgaatataattactattatggttaaaaaatcaacattttttatttcatatttccttCTAAATGTTTGGGACCTTACATTAAACAAAGTGAAACTATTAGTCATAGGCATGTGCCCaacattttaaagttgtttttcagGAGATCTGCTTTGCAACAGAAACTGTGAATCGATGAACACTTTTACTAAATGAgctagatatttaaatatttttttacgataattaaaattcttgtgtgttcttaaaaattaataaacgcagaaaaaaatttctaaaatttatgaataaacgAGCTGCACGATTTCTTGTGCCTTCATGATGAGAGTAACTATGGTTATTATTTATCAACGTTAAAGATgcgtttcaaattcattttttattcaaaactcaaATGGGTGAGTGATTATTTCAAGAATAagatgctattaaaaatatttgtaaagtagtagtttattttaaaattgtaaattttaacaatttacacAGAATTGAACCCACACAGTTGGCAGGCTTCGCCGCAAGCTATGCCGAAAGCTATTTTCTCGGAATTGAATGGCTATTGCCGTGAACACCCTAAAAGTGTTCTGTTAATGTACCAAGTATTAACCGCAGCTGAATTTCCCAAAGCGTGTCTTTTCATCGCCAGTTTGAGAGCCTGTTATCTAGAACTCGTATGATTTGTTGTTCGTGTGGCGATAGCATTTGATACCATTCTTGGTTCGAATCTGTTTTAGTGCAACCTTCTATTTTTATTAGTTAGGATTGCTCTGCCTTCCAAAGTTGGGCAGCGATTGTTTtagttctttcaaattttgaaagcaagaattttttcgagccacctttttttttatatctttgtaaCGGAAAGATTATAACAGAGGCCGCAATGCATCTTAAGTGGCGCTGGCATCCGACagaattctttaaatatctaaataataaaaacagcgcTAATCGCGAGAGAGGGAGATTATCAGCTATACGTcactaattcattaaaaaaaaaacatgagcgAATTTTCTCATTTCAGGTAACTCCgagtctggaaaaaaaaataagtatattgaaTCGAATTGTTCGGAACAAGAAAGGGCCAAACCACATTTCTACTCTTCTGAGATATATCGATTTCAaagttatatcaaatattaaaatcaaaatataaagttttttttttattttttagtaatatttgagCAATTCTAAATAACAATATGACATTGATGGCATTACTATAACGCTATTACTATTATTCCCTTTGTAAATTAGCTATCTTCATTAACAAACTTTGAAAATCGTGTGGCGTGGCAATATTTTGATCCAATGTTAGAGAGATATTCAGTCATGAGATTTGGCAAATGATGCTTTCcattatgactttttaaatttaataagatggtttttattattttctacagttaaaatataatagtggtagttatgaaaatatattgtttattataaaaattattattatgtaaaagaaataatgataaagaaaaataatatatgtaaaagcAGCACATGTCAGAAATACAGAATCTAGTTTATGACATTTCCTCAATTTCTCCAGGTTCAACAACCAAGTTCTTGTAGATTGGTGGAATGTAACCCAgaagttttaaaacatctttcattttatttttctaaattttgtttagagcactgttttttttttttaatttaaaggaaattttgaaaggAGGGATTGCATTTCCCTCCTTTCTTGTTCTATATTCCTCAAATTCCAGTACTTTACAGGGTAcgtgaaattattaaaagtctGTAAAAAGTGCATTTCATTCATCCTATGTACACTGATACTCTATTATAGAAATACTTTGTGCGTTTTCGCTCATTTCGACCTCGGAAGTCGgataataatgagaaaattaaaaatagaatcagAATGAGAGATATTGGGCGAATTTGTAAAACAAGGGAGAATCGATATGTATATCTTTCTTACTTTTGGAATTTCAGGTTCGAATCTCATAGTCAGcggaagcattttttaaatatttcacgaaCTTTCTAAAATCTCTTTAACCATTATTCATAATCATTTGTTTGAACCATAAAAGACTGTGGATAGTTTGATTTCGTGGAGTTTAGTGACACATTCttgattatgctgcgccaaacgtatggtacgaattaaaactttgatttataaaCTCTTAGATAAAATCTTATCGTTTGTCATAACTTGTCAACGTTTATGGTATAcggtaaaaaacaaaaactttaaaattgagctatttttaattagaacaaATGGTAAAAACcgatcatttttaagaaagtaaaaaaatgtggGTGATTAACTTTATGAAGAATATCGTTCAAAATGGCAGAGGAAGACTGAAAGCAACGGATTCGTTGCGAAATGAATTGCGGGCAATCAATAAGAAAGTGCTCAACTGACAATAGGCATCGGCATTCTGTGCACTAAGGGATGGGTTCTCCCAGCAACAAATGCCTGTGCGTGAATCGAGTGTGACCTATTCTTAATCGAGTAAGAGTTGTATCATGCTTTCTATTAGATAAGTTGGGAACTGTGGATaagaagcaatatttttagataaaacgACTAGAATTCGCATTCGAATGGACTGAGATCCTACCAAAAGAATACATAGTGcctttttttcaaactttcatctCGAAAATCGTATAGCTATGACTGAATAAAGAATGCGTTGAGCATCACAACTATTGGGACGGTCTAATGGTGTAAGAGAAACGTGAAGTGTAAGTTCAtcctattttttgaatttctgattCGAATCTCGCAGTGGgtgaaagtatattttttcattcttttttttttaattccatagaatttctaaaatcttttgatccatttttttatgatttagtgCAACCTAAAAAAGTATTggatataaagcaaaatttttggggaaaaaaaaaacaattcgaaTTCGAAACTACACTGATACATTGTGTTTTTTCCAAACTTTAATCCTGTAACTCGATTAAGAATAAGTGAATGGAGACTAGAATTAGTTTCATCTTTATTGAGACGATCCAGCATTATATACGTGCAGCGCACTGCCTCTCAGTCTTCTTTTTGGAATTTCCGGCTCGAATCTCGCAGtggatgaaaatataatttttcattctttttttttttaattccatgaaatttctaaactttttttatttatttccatattatttgctaaaacaaacaaacaaataaaaaaagtattgtgtgaataaagctatatttttgcataaaacaaataaaattctattttaaatatacactAATATCCTACCATCTGAATGCAGTGtgactttttttaatctttgatctCAGATATCGGATGGTAAGGAAGGAATGGAGATTAGAATTAGTGAGACGAACCCTTAGTGTATGGGTATGTCGATCTTGGTTTTGAAATTTCGGGTTCGAATCTGGCATTgtgtaagaatatatttttctcatttttgttttaaaacttcacaaagtttctaaaaatgcttaatccatttttttttatcatttggtagaacaaacaaacaaagaagaAAAGATTGTTGagtcgaagcattttttttttttttttttgatgaaataagcTGGAGCATTCGAATGTATACTGATAATCTTCCATAGGAATgcataaatgctttttttcaattcaaacttCGATATCAGAAATCGGATAGGAGTGAAGAAATTTAGAGtagaattatcattataattattgagACGAAGTCTTGTTATAAGGGGAAAGAATAGTGCATGttgttcttaattttgaattttaagggcTCGTATCTCACGTtagatgaagtatttttttttttttaattcttgtttcaaaattccacaaaatttctaaaatctttttgcgcatttttttaatcatttggtgCTCAAAAAAAgactatgtgtgtgtgtgtgtgtgcgtacgaagtaatatttttaaatgaaacaactGGAATTCAAATTCGAATATATATTGACATCCTACAGAAGAACTACATTGTGTCTATTTCATTTTTCcgtatataaagtataaataatgtaTTGTAATCATCATAAACTTTGTACtcaagattttaacgaatcttcacgttttatacCTCCCTGATTGTGAGAAGTACATTCTCACTGCCTTtgacaactcaaaaatgcttcgaGTCAGAGGAATGAAATCTAG includes the following:
- the LOC129968930 gene encoding dnaJ homolog subfamily C member 25 homolog translates to MHSLSLAFLLILLSDSVYSLIDGLYCGKENCYAVLHITREASKAEISKMYRQLAKKYHPDMHKTPEAKKEAEEKFTLLVTAYEVLKDDESRKDYDYMLDNPDKVYGHYYRYYRRQMAPKVDARIVIAVSITVISVIQYLGAWSRYKSAINYLITVPKYRLKAMEIAKQENLLAMNKKRDKRPKEQIKEEAEEILKKILEERIDIRGGYSKPSLCDVLWIQLLCLPYTIAKYVFWNVRWLWKFNIMKCEYGEEEKQYLIRKHLQCSQTQWEAIPDEEKEECFEQNLWIKDNFLKWKQKKEDDLKAKYAESARYKTTRRMMRNQGHRQITFED